Proteins from a single region of Lentimicrobium saccharophilum:
- a CDS encoding T9SS type A sorting domain-containing protein, whose amino-acid sequence MKTKIYSLISPLILLYLFLASQNVYGQIQLISPNGGETWVNGANEFVTYTYSGNPTYLTVEYSSDNGVSYEIIDYVYTIQGTTQVPVFVNFSITSLARIRVAEYNSNPLLFDESDNAFSVVNPAYFFNSPYYGDHYYQGFTILANWYASHNEPTDLSFSSDNGETWTLIASGITGNSHVFDAPEVESTQCKLRASITGNPDAFADSYIFTISPPPVFTLVSPNGGEFWTYNELETVTWTGENLPDYVALDYSLDGGVSWTTLWYSYSSPTGGSDQIVVPQAASSNAKLRVRDPNIPSAADESDNVFTIYTPPYIFYSPQAEDRYYANQPIEVSWYSFEIGNVDVAVSTDGGTTFETVATNVYSQNYGSAVINAPSIPSDNCVVKLSNSSDPSIFTLSPVFEVVETPVLTLISPNGGEILDQNTEFEIKFEYSGEILYFTYLQIDFSSDNGQNWQALEYIYLPGGAESFVWQTPEISSGECLIRLTDYYYPFITATSASTFTIEDFPDLQICMVGVDTTSGKNMIAWNKPISNLISEYVVLKEGNISNQYTEIAAVPVDAPAVFIDETSNPRVKATRYKVTFRDSAGNLYPSESYHQTIHLTISKGVGDVWNLIWSPYVGFDVESYNIYRGSTPSDMQMIGTVSGNFNSYSDFDAASGFVYYMVEVVNPNNCNPGGERSLSLNSSMSNIATNYSVGFEENNLSASLSAYPNPVSENLRIRLPGLNSSSVQLQIFDSKGALVLEKSISTSDLSSGYLMDVSDLPSGIHALVIRSSEGNAAMRFIRK is encoded by the coding sequence ATGAAAACAAAAATTTACTCGTTAATAAGTCCCCTTATACTGCTTTATTTGTTTTTGGCATCACAAAATGTTTACGGACAAATTCAGTTAATTTCTCCAAATGGTGGTGAAACCTGGGTAAATGGAGCAAATGAATTCGTAACCTATACCTATTCGGGCAATCCTACCTATCTCACGGTTGAGTACTCCTCCGACAATGGAGTCAGTTATGAAATAATTGATTACGTGTATACAATACAGGGAACAACTCAGGTACCAGTGTTTGTAAACTTTAGTATCACAAGTCTGGCAAGAATCAGAGTGGCAGAGTATAACTCAAATCCACTTTTATTCGACGAAAGTGATAACGCCTTTTCAGTTGTAAACCCTGCTTATTTTTTCAATTCTCCTTACTATGGCGATCATTATTATCAGGGGTTTACCATACTTGCAAACTGGTATGCATCGCATAATGAACCGACAGACCTTTCGTTTTCATCAGATAATGGCGAAACCTGGACACTTATTGCATCTGGAATTACTGGCAATTCACATGTTTTTGATGCTCCTGAAGTAGAATCTACCCAATGCAAACTCAGGGCTTCCATTACCGGCAACCCGGATGCTTTTGCCGATAGCTATATTTTTACAATCAGCCCTCCGCCGGTATTTACTCTCGTAAGTCCCAACGGCGGAGAATTCTGGACATATAATGAGCTGGAAACTGTTACCTGGACAGGCGAAAATTTACCCGATTATGTAGCTCTCGATTACTCATTAGATGGAGGTGTTTCCTGGACAACCTTATGGTATAGTTACAGTTCCCCAACCGGAGGAAGCGATCAGATTGTTGTCCCTCAGGCAGCGAGCTCAAACGCCAAGCTTAGAGTCAGAGATCCAAATATTCCATCAGCAGCTGATGAGAGCGACAATGTGTTCACAATTTACACTCCCCCATACATTTTCTACTCACCCCAGGCCGAAGACAGATATTATGCCAATCAACCCATAGAGGTAAGCTGGTATTCCTTTGAAATTGGGAATGTGGATGTTGCAGTGTCAACAGATGGCGGCACTACTTTCGAAACAGTAGCAACTAATGTATATTCACAAAATTACGGCAGTGCTGTTATTAATGCTCCTTCAATTCCATCTGACAACTGTGTTGTTAAACTATCAAACAGTTCAGATCCTTCAATTTTCACTTTAAGCCCTGTTTTTGAAGTAGTAGAAACTCCGGTTCTTACCTTGATTTCACCAAATGGCGGAGAAATTCTTGATCAAAATACTGAATTTGAAATCAAGTTTGAGTATTCAGGAGAAATCCTGTATTTTACCTACCTGCAAATAGATTTTTCTTCAGATAATGGACAAAACTGGCAGGCCCTTGAATATATTTATTTACCGGGGGGAGCTGAAAGTTTTGTTTGGCAAACCCCTGAAATTTCTTCAGGAGAATGTTTAATCCGTCTCACAGACTATTATTATCCGTTTATCACAGCAACCAGCGCGTCCACCTTTACCATAGAAGATTTTCCTGACTTACAAATCTGTATGGTGGGTGTTGATACGACCTCAGGCAAGAACATGATTGCCTGGAACAAGCCCATCAGCAACCTCATCAGCGAATATGTTGTTCTGAAAGAAGGAAATATTTCTAATCAATATACTGAAATTGCTGCTGTTCCGGTTGATGCTCCTGCTGTATTCATTGATGAAACCTCAAATCCCAGGGTAAAAGCAACCCGTTATAAAGTTACCTTCAGGGATTCAGCCGGAAATCTTTACCCATCTGAATCATATCACCAAACCATACATCTTACCATCAGCAAAGGTGTCGGCGATGTCTGGAACCTGATCTGGAGTCCGTATGTTGGATTTGATGTTGAGTCATACAATATTTATCGCGGAAGCACTCCTTCGGATATGCAAATGATTGGCACGGTTTCCGGAAACTTTAATTCTTATTCCGATTTCGATGCTGCTTCGGGGTTTGTTTATTACATGGTTGAAGTGGTTAACCCAAATAACTGTAACCCGGGTGGTGAAAGAAGCCTCAGCCTGAACAGCAGTATGTCAAATATTGCCACTAACTATTCTGTGGGATTCGAAGAAAACAACCTATCTGCTTCACTTTCAGCATACCCGAATCCGGTGAGTGAGAATCTCAGGATTCGTTTACCAGGTCTTAACAGCAGCAGCGTGCAACTTCAGATTTTTGACTCAAAAGGTGCGCTGGTTCTAGAAAAGTCGATCAGTACTTCGGACCTCTCTTCAGGCTACCTGATGGATGTATCTGATCTTCCATCAGGTATTCATGCACTTGTTATTCGTTCATCAGAAGGCAATGCAGCCATGAGGTTCATCAGGAAATAA